One part of the Terrimicrobium sacchariphilum genome encodes these proteins:
- a CDS encoding GntR family transcriptional regulator, with amino-acid sequence MFVSMADNLPVPKYVELANLLRENLAAKADGARLPSVRAMMKRFHVSQHTVTSALGLLENDGMIERRPGSGVYASRQNAEPTVCFCRPQNQNAHFDLKEEALDKACRARGWHLIVDRFDALKVDAFSEGASASAFIVPPELITFHSPLLQRLTARGVPVVVMGRDTSGERLDFVTGDDTPVIREFILGLKKRGHRRIAYLDCEPPFDEVRKRVESFLEICRSNDIEESLVLDVRAQYGEDSTAKSESYLRRYLSRLGGRPLPFTALIAGSLAGSIPAPVVFRDAGCQIPRDLSLCSIGSDPRAVYSIPPTSDATIHDGELASAALEIIGQRWNGDRSVILSHTVSYRANWRESVGVPPRRRRVCVEAVRRAGSD; translated from the coding sequence ATGTTCGTCTCCATGGCGGATAACCTACCCGTTCCGAAATACGTCGAGCTCGCTAATCTCCTTCGCGAGAATCTGGCGGCGAAGGCGGATGGTGCACGTCTTCCCTCGGTGCGGGCGATGATGAAAAGGTTTCATGTCAGCCAGCATACGGTGACGTCTGCATTGGGGCTTCTTGAGAATGACGGAATGATCGAGCGGCGTCCGGGAAGCGGGGTTTATGCCTCCAGACAGAACGCCGAACCAACCGTGTGCTTTTGTCGGCCGCAGAATCAAAATGCCCATTTTGACTTGAAGGAAGAGGCTCTCGACAAAGCCTGCCGAGCCAGGGGGTGGCATCTCATCGTGGATCGCTTCGATGCTCTCAAGGTGGATGCTTTTTCAGAAGGTGCATCGGCCAGCGCGTTTATTGTCCCTCCAGAGCTGATTACTTTTCACTCTCCACTGCTCCAGCGGTTGACCGCGAGGGGAGTACCCGTGGTCGTAATGGGGCGGGACACGAGCGGTGAGCGTCTCGATTTTGTGACCGGGGATGACACACCGGTCATCCGTGAATTCATCTTGGGACTGAAGAAACGCGGGCATCGGCGGATCGCCTATCTGGATTGTGAGCCGCCCTTCGATGAAGTCAGAAAGCGCGTGGAGTCGTTTCTGGAAATATGTCGGTCCAACGACATTGAGGAATCTCTCGTACTCGATGTTCGGGCTCAATATGGAGAGGACAGCACGGCAAAATCGGAAAGCTATCTCCGCCGTTACCTGAGCCGACTTGGAGGTAGACCGCTGCCATTTACGGCGCTGATCGCGGGTAGCCTCGCGGGCTCGATTCCAGCTCCGGTGGTTTTCCGAGATGCGGGCTGTCAGATTCCCCGCGATCTCAGTCTATGCAGCATCGGCAGCGACCCCAGGGCTGTATACTCCATTCCGCCAACTTCCGACGCCACGATCCATGACGGCGAGCTCGCATCCGCCGCTCTTGAGATTATCGGTCAGCGTTGGAACGGTGATCGCTCGGTCATTCTCTCACATACCGTCTCATACCGTGCGAACTGGCGTGAAAGCGTAGGTGTCCCTCCTCGCAGGAGGCGTGTTTGCGTGGAGGCTGTGCGCCGAGCCGGGTCGGATTAG
- a CDS encoding Gfo/Idh/MocA family protein translates to MKTPSSSSATTDPVSRPARKRYAVVGTGGRSWMFIQALASTFRDSCDLVAFCDVNSTRMNFYNQEIGQKYGMSPVPTYRAEEFDQLVREVRPDVVIVSSIDRTHHYYIVRAMELGCDVVSEKPLTVDIEKCVEILEAIERTGRKLTVTFNYRYAPIRSKVKELIQDGAIGEVKSVHFEWLLDTQHGADYFRRWHRDKANSGGLMVHKATHHFDLVNWWLDSTPETVFGMGGLAFYGKENARSRGVTKFYERGTDSPEAAGDPFALDLRSSENLKSLYLDAEHEDGYRRDQSVFGEGISIEDTMNVLVRYKSGAQMTYSLHAYAPWEGYRIAFNGTKGRIEVNHQETSYINAGTGALTEGVSSSEQVLLLPLFGKPKVIDIPASEGGHGGGDPIMLREIFEGGKLADPLGRAANHIDGARSILTGIAANESFKTGLPVHVDSLLRVDEWAAFPRSEIASSDLRPEKAGDLAGEVAMR, encoded by the coding sequence ATGAAAACACCATCTTCCTCTTCCGCCACAACCGATCCGGTCTCTCGTCCCGCCAGAAAGCGCTATGCCGTCGTTGGGACCGGGGGTCGTTCGTGGATGTTCATTCAGGCCCTTGCCTCGACCTTTCGGGACTCCTGCGACCTTGTCGCGTTCTGTGATGTGAACTCCACACGAATGAATTTCTACAATCAGGAGATCGGACAGAAATATGGGATGTCGCCCGTGCCGACCTATCGTGCGGAGGAATTTGACCAGCTCGTGCGAGAAGTCCGCCCCGACGTGGTGATCGTGTCCTCCATCGACCGTACCCACCACTATTACATCGTTCGGGCGATGGAACTGGGGTGTGACGTTGTTTCCGAAAAACCGCTTACGGTGGATATTGAAAAGTGTGTTGAGATCCTGGAAGCCATAGAGCGGACCGGTCGCAAGCTCACGGTCACCTTTAACTATCGGTATGCGCCGATCCGCTCGAAGGTGAAGGAACTCATTCAGGATGGAGCCATCGGGGAGGTGAAATCCGTCCACTTCGAGTGGCTGCTGGATACGCAGCATGGCGCGGATTATTTCCGGCGCTGGCATCGGGACAAGGCAAACTCGGGAGGTCTCATGGTTCATAAGGCGACTCATCATTTTGATCTTGTGAACTGGTGGCTGGATTCCACGCCAGAAACGGTGTTCGGAATGGGCGGGCTCGCTTTCTACGGCAAGGAAAATGCCAGGAGCCGGGGTGTGACGAAGTTTTACGAAAGGGGAACGGATTCGCCGGAGGCGGCGGGTGATCCCTTTGCCCTGGATCTGCGGTCGTCGGAGAACTTGAAAAGCCTCTATCTCGATGCCGAGCATGAAGACGGATATCGGCGGGATCAGAGCGTCTTTGGCGAAGGGATCTCGATCGAGGATACGATGAATGTGCTGGTCCGTTACAAGTCGGGGGCACAAATGACGTACAGCCTCCATGCCTATGCTCCGTGGGAAGGTTATCGGATCGCCTTCAATGGAACCAAAGGGCGCATCGAGGTGAATCACCAGGAAACATCCTACATCAACGCAGGTACGGGCGCATTGACCGAAGGCGTGTCGAGTTCCGAGCAGGTTCTGCTCCTTCCCTTGTTTGGAAAGCCCAAAGTCATCGACATTCCAGCCAGTGAGGGCGGTCACGGTGGAGGCGATCCGATCATGTTGCGTGAGATCTTTGAGGGAGGAAAACTTGCGGATCCTCTAGGACGTGCTGCAAACCACATCGATGGCGCGCGTTCGATATTGACGGGAATCGCCGCCAACGAGTCATTCAAGACGGGACTCCCGGTTCATGTTGATTCGCTGTTGCGCGTCGATGAGTGGGCGGCTTTTCCCCGGAGCGAAATTGCTTCCAGCGATCTTAGGCCCGAAAAGGCAGGGGACCTTGCCGGTGAGGTGGCAATGCGCTGA
- a CDS encoding AraC family transcriptional regulator, protein MLLLYRNRGKRRYGIAPLIPYRRGAWEFQFIFEGQCNLVIRKDQSIHVERIVSPTLVVSGPECVHGWGGEPSDACRSIIFHFDEAEYTVRSIIGNEGHRRIPFRATFLPLIEQLYERCGEARKTIGATPLEAQRNMGVLEPLIYRIVASELTLFFLKHIPRVQWGDPPNYGTSKVNEAMAWYEANLQQGPNIAEVAEAIHLSASHLRRLFHKVRGISPQQAFTHVQFERAKWLMRDPEMTLEQISEHAGFGSGSAFSRAFKSEFHISPLQYRQKIQARSLR, encoded by the coding sequence ATGCTTCTCCTCTATCGAAATCGTGGCAAACGCCGCTACGGCATCGCTCCATTGATTCCCTATCGCCGCGGAGCCTGGGAATTTCAGTTCATCTTCGAAGGACAATGCAATCTCGTCATCAGAAAGGACCAGTCCATACACGTCGAGCGCATCGTCAGTCCGACACTCGTGGTAAGCGGACCAGAGTGCGTGCATGGATGGGGAGGCGAACCATCGGATGCATGCCGCAGCATCATCTTTCACTTTGACGAAGCAGAGTACACGGTACGCTCCATCATCGGCAATGAGGGGCACCGCCGCATCCCATTTCGCGCCACCTTTCTGCCCCTGATCGAGCAGCTCTATGAGCGCTGCGGTGAAGCACGCAAAACCATCGGAGCGACTCCGCTCGAAGCGCAGAGAAACATGGGTGTCCTCGAACCCCTCATCTATCGGATCGTGGCCTCCGAGTTGACGTTGTTTTTCCTGAAACACATTCCGCGAGTGCAGTGGGGCGATCCGCCAAACTATGGAACCTCAAAAGTCAACGAAGCGATGGCCTGGTATGAGGCGAATCTCCAGCAAGGCCCCAACATCGCCGAGGTTGCCGAGGCTATTCACCTATCGGCCAGCCACCTGCGCCGGTTGTTTCACAAGGTGCGGGGGATTTCTCCCCAGCAGGCGTTTACCCACGTTCAGTTTGAACGTGCAAAATGGCTCATGCGCGATCCTGAAATGACGCTGGAACAGATCAGCGAACACGCGGGATTCGGCAGCGGCAGCGCTTTCTCACGCGCCTTCAAGTCGGAATTTCACATCTCGCCTCTCCAATACAGGCAGAAAATTCAGGCTAGGTCTCTCCGGTAG
- a CDS encoding DUF748 domain-containing protein → MSWEKIAAWIGRRRWWIIPPGLVLVALVGVRAILPTVIERAAAYYSQYYLGLPARVENVDLSLLTGGVVLENVRVGAVAEVGTPWHAALHPRIIDPKASLLHIERVAFHWSWWELIKGRLLLKEFALESPTVRLLREADGQIDPLRHAKPLAPATREKTSPSDKTASRNWPVEVRRFVLRNPNVKILDVPTGQELLVFSLENFEIDEASLRDSEFGLGSVAVNGPILKVKRELILSDQPAAAKKEAVARSTVRATSEGRSGFRIKRVNVDRAEFTWLSAKGPLDVMLKLKASGLTAEQGKRFPFELALQIGDGKVDLSGEAGVLPPYYKGTLKWDGISFAPLLLAALPDLAAWLKSTDGSGDLRITADLAGADGSPGIRLAGRTTVENFSAADPSGAGFALGWRRLDVIMKEAVIPLAVGGGTSPLPIVAIERISLQEPRILYTHPWPMLETFLGWDPAQKATMVAFVLGILERDSKEEQLIGRATLDLLEIKGGEIEMRDTTAVAQATVRGMDVILRNMEFPEMTFEALSLQAMLPTDSRFSLEGSLRGDQTGDFAIGLQELDLPTFSPYAKDAGVTLDGGRFSLKTNLKMQGDVMTIDNDIVLNKLGLSLSHPDWFVREFGLPINLVLALLRDAGGDIRLQVPMRRDEKGTTISMGAVVASAVRASILGAISSPLKLAGIGMGGRSSPGQLKGAAIKSQPGTSDLAPGEGARLDGLVRLLAERPEVQLSLRGRIGTEDLPILADRQLVENARAKVKLPEISDVGFLARRRISIYLAKRSKGEQAELGAEDRSIYARYVAAVQIPPDQLQLLARQRAEKVRDLLIAKKVDGKRLAVGEREADGEPGVVISFQPLPADVGKPLKSSTTKKSS, encoded by the coding sequence ATGTCCTGGGAGAAGATCGCGGCCTGGATCGGGCGAAGGCGCTGGTGGATCATTCCACCGGGACTGGTGCTCGTGGCGCTTGTTGGGGTACGCGCCATCCTGCCCACAGTGATTGAACGGGCGGCGGCCTATTATTCCCAATACTATCTCGGGCTGCCTGCCCGGGTGGAAAATGTCGATCTCTCGCTGCTGACCGGAGGCGTGGTGCTGGAGAATGTCCGTGTCGGCGCTGTGGCTGAGGTCGGCACCCCATGGCATGCTGCATTGCATCCACGGATCATAGACCCAAAGGCATCCCTCCTGCATATCGAGCGGGTCGCATTCCATTGGTCCTGGTGGGAGTTGATCAAAGGGCGATTGCTGCTAAAGGAGTTTGCCCTGGAGTCGCCGACCGTTCGCCTGCTGCGCGAGGCTGACGGCCAGATCGATCCATTGAGGCATGCGAAGCCTCTTGCTCCAGCAACGAGAGAGAAGACATCACCATCTGACAAAACAGCATCTCGCAACTGGCCGGTTGAGGTGCGGCGTTTTGTCCTGCGAAACCCGAATGTAAAGATCCTCGATGTCCCGACGGGACAGGAACTGCTCGTGTTTTCACTGGAGAACTTTGAGATCGACGAGGCTTCGTTGCGAGACTCGGAATTTGGTCTCGGGTCAGTAGCTGTGAACGGTCCGATTCTCAAGGTGAAGCGTGAACTGATCCTCTCCGACCAGCCGGCTGCCGCGAAGAAGGAAGCAGTTGCCCGGTCGACAGTCCGTGCGACATCCGAGGGTAGATCGGGATTTCGTATCAAACGGGTCAATGTTGATCGTGCGGAGTTCACCTGGCTGAGTGCGAAGGGTCCCTTGGATGTGATGCTGAAGCTGAAAGCCTCAGGTCTCACAGCAGAGCAGGGAAAGCGTTTCCCCTTTGAGCTGGCTTTGCAGATCGGTGACGGAAAGGTCGATCTCTCGGGAGAAGCGGGGGTGCTCCCGCCATACTACAAGGGAACGCTGAAATGGGATGGGATTTCCTTTGCTCCGCTTTTGTTGGCAGCGCTGCCTGACCTCGCAGCGTGGCTGAAATCCACGGATGGTAGCGGAGATTTGCGGATAACAGCGGATCTCGCCGGGGCCGATGGTTCGCCGGGCATCCGTCTGGCGGGCCGCACGACGGTGGAAAATTTTTCTGCGGCTGACCCATCCGGTGCGGGATTCGCTCTTGGCTGGCGGAGGCTGGATGTCATAATGAAGGAGGCGGTAATACCGCTGGCGGTGGGTGGTGGAACATCGCCTCTGCCAATTGTGGCGATTGAGAGAATCAGTCTGCAGGAGCCTCGCATTCTCTACACTCACCCCTGGCCGATGCTGGAGACTTTTCTCGGATGGGACCCGGCACAAAAGGCGACGATGGTAGCCTTCGTTCTGGGGATCCTGGAGCGCGATAGCAAGGAGGAGCAGTTGATTGGCCGTGCCACCCTTGACCTCCTGGAGATCAAGGGCGGCGAGATCGAGATGCGGGATACCACTGCGGTTGCGCAGGCTACGGTGCGAGGCATGGATGTGATCCTCCGCAATATGGAGTTCCCCGAGATGACCTTTGAAGCCCTCTCTCTCCAGGCCATGCTGCCGACGGATTCCCGGTTTTCGCTTGAGGGCAGCCTTAGGGGCGACCAAACCGGGGATTTTGCCATCGGCTTGCAGGAGTTGGATTTGCCGACGTTCAGCCCGTATGCAAAAGACGCCGGGGTGACTTTGGACGGAGGACGGTTTTCCTTGAAGACGAACCTCAAGATGCAGGGTGATGTCATGACGATCGACAACGATATCGTACTCAACAAGCTCGGACTTTCCTTAAGCCATCCGGACTGGTTTGTGCGGGAATTTGGGTTGCCGATCAATCTGGTGCTCGCCCTGCTCCGTGATGCGGGCGGCGATATCCGACTGCAGGTGCCGATGCGGAGAGACGAAAAGGGGACCACGATATCGATGGGCGCGGTGGTCGCCTCGGCGGTGAGGGCATCGATCCTCGGTGCGATCAGCTCCCCTCTGAAGCTTGCTGGCATCGGCATGGGCGGCAGAAGTTCGCCTGGACAACTGAAAGGCGCTGCGATCAAGAGCCAGCCTGGCACTTCTGATCTTGCTCCGGGCGAAGGCGCCCGGCTCGACGGACTGGTGAGGCTGCTGGCGGAGCGGCCGGAGGTGCAACTGAGCCTGCGAGGGCGTATCGGAACAGAGGATCTGCCGATCCTCGCGGACCGGCAACTGGTGGAAAACGCGCGAGCAAAGGTCAAGCTGCCGGAGATTTCTGACGTGGGATTCCTGGCGCGACGAAGGATCAGCATTTATTTAGCGAAACGTTCCAAAGGTGAGCAGGCGGAGCTCGGTGCGGAGGATCGGTCCATCTACGCCCGCTACGTTGCCGCAGTTCAGATCCCGCCTGACCAATTGCAACTCCTGGCACGGCAGCGGGCAGAGAAGGTGAGAGATCTTCTGATCGCAAAAAAGGTTGATGGCAAGAGGCTCGCCGTGGGCGAACGGGAGGCGGATGGAGAACCCGGGGTTGTGATTTCCTTCCAGCCTCTTCCTGCCGACGTAGGAAAGCCGCTCAAATCATCGACAACGAAGAAGTCCTCCTGA
- a CDS encoding alpha/beta hydrolase family protein: MSKPGTHERAALLESLGTFLAQRREFAAASRREWFQPDMTDAQSYADSLQGYREEWKRLLGWPLTEPAASPETECELISRDALGRVFRVSQRIFGVVRTYGLLFLPPAEGSYPLVIAQHGGKGSPELAAGLTEIGSANYNQLVRGMRERGIAVFAQQLLVWDDGQEPKFDQYLLDRQFRHLGGSRVAFDLCQLQGTFNWLLEHPEIDPGHVGMAGLSYGGFYTLAFTAMEPRIRVAVASCFVNDRFRYNWEDLVWTGSALRFLDGEIARMICPRPLFLEAGEVDDVFAVEGFFVPSEEVEKCYAALGLGDRFERRTHSGGHEYDIDGKAEAFLLRWL; this comes from the coding sequence ATGAGCAAACCCGGTACCCATGAACGCGCAGCCTTATTGGAGTCGCTCGGCACATTTCTCGCGCAGCGCCGAGAGTTTGCCGCCGCATCCCGCCGAGAGTGGTTTCAGCCGGATATGACTGATGCCCAGTCCTATGCTGATAGTCTTCAGGGTTATCGCGAGGAGTGGAAACGCCTGCTCGGCTGGCCGCTGACGGAGCCTGCCGCGAGCCCTGAAACGGAGTGCGAGTTGATTTCGAGAGATGCCTTGGGACGCGTCTTTCGTGTCAGTCAGCGAATTTTTGGCGTTGTTCGCACGTATGGACTACTCTTTCTCCCGCCGGCGGAGGGGAGTTATCCCCTGGTGATCGCGCAGCATGGCGGCAAAGGAAGTCCCGAATTAGCTGCCGGGCTGACAGAGATCGGGTCGGCCAACTACAACCAGCTTGTCAGGGGGATGCGCGAACGCGGAATCGCGGTTTTTGCTCAACAGTTGCTCGTCTGGGATGATGGCCAGGAGCCAAAGTTTGACCAATATCTCCTCGACCGGCAGTTCCGGCATCTCGGCGGATCACGCGTGGCCTTCGATCTTTGCCAGTTGCAGGGGACATTTAACTGGCTTTTGGAGCATCCTGAGATCGATCCAGGACATGTTGGCATGGCGGGCCTTTCGTACGGGGGATTCTACACCCTGGCGTTCACCGCTATGGAGCCGCGCATCCGGGTCGCAGTGGCCTCGTGCTTTGTAAATGACCGCTTCCGCTACAACTGGGAGGATCTCGTGTGGACTGGTAGCGCATTACGGTTCCTCGATGGCGAGATCGCCCGCATGATCTGTCCTCGTCCGCTCTTCCTTGAGGCGGGTGAGGTGGATGATGTGTTTGCGGTGGAGGGATTTTTCGTCCCGAGTGAGGAGGTTGAGAAATGTTACGCAGCCCTTGGCCTGGGAGACCGGTTTGAAAGGCGAACGCACTCGGGCGGGCACGAGTACGATATCGATGGAAAGGCAGAGGCGTTTTTACTCAGGTGGCTGTGA
- a CDS encoding SbcC/MukB-like Walker B domain-containing protein, with product MTSRITLSRIVAVNWYGYRQFIDISGLSLITGANGSGKSALLDLIQFVMLGENLSRFNKAAAGAGSGRTLRGYCLCDTNTLGRDGQERYLRTSGVTIAALEFQFPLLEGETEPRRQTWGARIEFDSPTGKGRTLWFTVPTRLERSDFLRENPLLGGEEFLPEDEFRVHFKRDLGGETWEHQRTYLEEMRQSSGLHFDREQMNKTLPKAMAFQPESNFEAFIRDYLLEAGMPDVRAVKESVDAHRRAKERLDKMRDQHVRLTKIGELHAVAAKHRREAALWTHLRDALAHEEASERLQNDQTKLRTLVEENKNNLLARKEAVSERDRYREQLDEVRLVVGRDSQIARLSEEREKLAKLERELTTLREARKVAGQFLRDYSQDWRDWLRLGEQLGLESLEECFNLVEVLNDTDEAAALETVARLSREGSRLQDQAKVRLTELEEAIRRAERREAELVRDLENYQKDRTASAPLLEALHEAGVKAQAFGRVIEVKPSAESWWPLLETLLAGERHSILAENFDAAWEVAQRISSADEVLLNPAELGKAEAKPLRGSLRDFFEVKHKAASAYLDRLLGQIMPVEHPTFLDEHERALSRDGWLKDPPRRVLLKPAKELTIGEEGLRRLREIREKEITDVRHELSGIRRERNDWRSWLDRAEKRNLIHPEIPKVAHALQRLPEAERERNIREETIKLLSTPEREKAVAELQRLESDERGATERAVRLDERLKAVDQNIRELRDRAGAAEDDESRLRLERQLSRARLSGVLDDEIADYITKARRQFSSWSKRIEASIEAASSEQNRAAEAIRNRDDARREFLLVHREMAEVFDPDDEDNDRYDQRCRELGEQELDRFQAEAERARAEWEDRLQHQVLDVLRDKINEAERTKRELNKAMLHDIGGIVYQIVSHRDRAHSAIWALVEKGLPSGEDMGLFNSAQREEIEKAKEELMAAIESVDNPDDKKGQRALDYRFYHRWDIEARPSGKGDEAAISLNKSAKKQSGGENQAPFFVATLAAFHRVYDVGGRGGQPTLGLVVMDEAFSKLSGDRIDDCLALARNFGLQLVMAFPEDRLPTMIEHAETVVQCRVERGYHDKTGAVNHIENWVVRVNRDRLREILS from the coding sequence GTGACTTCTCGTATTACCTTGAGCCGGATTGTCGCCGTGAACTGGTACGGCTACCGGCAGTTCATCGACATCAGCGGGCTTTCGCTCATCACCGGGGCGAACGGCTCGGGCAAAAGCGCGCTGCTCGACCTGATTCAGTTTGTCATGCTGGGAGAGAATCTCAGCCGTTTCAACAAGGCCGCCGCCGGGGCGGGCAGCGGACGCACGCTGCGCGGATATTGCCTGTGCGATACGAATACGCTGGGCCGCGACGGGCAGGAGCGCTATCTGCGCACGAGCGGTGTGACCATCGCAGCTCTGGAGTTTCAGTTTCCGCTGCTGGAGGGCGAGACGGAGCCGCGCCGGCAGACGTGGGGGGCGCGCATCGAGTTTGACAGCCCGACGGGGAAGGGGCGCACGCTGTGGTTCACCGTGCCGACGCGGCTGGAGCGCAGTGATTTCCTGCGGGAAAACCCGCTGCTCGGCGGCGAGGAGTTTTTGCCGGAGGATGAATTTCGCGTGCATTTCAAGCGCGACCTCGGCGGCGAAACCTGGGAGCACCAGCGTACGTATCTCGAGGAGATGCGGCAGAGCTCCGGCCTGCACTTTGACCGCGAACAGATGAACAAGACGTTGCCCAAGGCGATGGCGTTTCAGCCGGAGAGCAACTTCGAGGCGTTCATCCGCGATTACCTTCTGGAGGCGGGAATGCCCGACGTGCGGGCGGTGAAGGAAAGCGTCGATGCTCACCGCCGCGCCAAGGAGCGCCTCGACAAGATGCGCGACCAGCACGTGCGCCTGACAAAGATCGGCGAGCTTCATGCCGTCGCGGCGAAGCATCGGCGCGAGGCTGCACTGTGGACGCACCTGCGCGACGCGCTGGCTCACGAGGAAGCCTCCGAGCGGTTGCAGAATGACCAGACGAAGCTGCGCACGCTGGTCGAGGAAAACAAAAACAACCTGCTTGCCCGCAAGGAAGCCGTCAGTGAGCGCGACCGCTATCGCGAGCAGCTCGATGAGGTGCGTCTTGTGGTCGGGCGTGATTCCCAGATCGCCCGACTGAGCGAGGAGCGCGAGAAGCTGGCAAAGCTGGAACGCGAACTCACCACCCTGCGCGAGGCGCGCAAGGTGGCCGGACAGTTCTTGCGCGACTATTCCCAGGACTGGCGCGACTGGCTGCGCCTCGGTGAACAGCTCGGGTTGGAGTCGCTGGAGGAGTGTTTCAATCTGGTCGAGGTGCTCAATGATACCGACGAGGCGGCGGCACTTGAAACCGTGGCGAGGCTTTCGCGCGAGGGTTCGCGTTTGCAGGATCAAGCGAAGGTGCGCCTCACGGAATTGGAGGAGGCCATACGGCGTGCGGAGCGGCGGGAAGCCGAACTCGTACGCGATCTGGAGAATTACCAGAAGGATCGCACCGCCTCCGCTCCGCTGCTGGAGGCTCTGCACGAGGCGGGAGTGAAGGCGCAGGCCTTCGGACGAGTCATCGAGGTGAAGCCCTCTGCGGAAAGCTGGTGGCCGCTGCTGGAAACCCTGCTGGCCGGGGAGCGTCATTCGATCCTAGCGGAGAATTTCGATGCGGCCTGGGAAGTGGCCCAGCGCATCTCCAGTGCCGACGAAGTGCTGCTGAACCCGGCGGAACTCGGGAAAGCGGAGGCCAAGCCTCTCCGGGGCAGCCTCCGCGATTTTTTTGAGGTGAAGCACAAGGCTGCCTCAGCCTACCTCGACCGCCTGCTCGGCCAGATCATGCCGGTCGAGCATCCGACCTTTCTCGACGAACATGAGCGTGCCCTGTCCCGCGACGGCTGGCTGAAAGACCCGCCGCGCCGCGTGCTGCTCAAGCCCGCGAAGGAGCTGACCATCGGCGAGGAAGGCCTGCGCCGCCTGCGCGAGATCCGCGAAAAGGAGATCACTGATGTGCGCCACGAGCTCAGTGGCATCCGGCGCGAACGCAATGACTGGCGTTCCTGGCTGGACCGTGCGGAGAAGCGCAACCTCATTCACCCCGAGATTCCCAAGGTCGCCCATGCCCTCCAGCGGCTTCCCGAGGCGGAGCGCGAGCGCAACATTCGTGAGGAGACGATCAAGCTCCTCTCCACGCCGGAACGCGAAAAGGCCGTGGCGGAGTTGCAGCGGCTGGAAAGCGACGAGCGCGGAGCGACAGAGCGCGCCGTGCGCCTCGACGAGCGGCTGAAGGCGGTGGATCAAAACATCCGCGAGCTGCGCGACCGTGCCGGGGCGGCGGAGGACGACGAGTCGAGGCTGCGGTTGGAGCGCCAGCTCAGCCGGGCGCGTCTCAGCGGAGTGCTCGACGACGAGATCGCGGATTACATCACCAAGGCCCGACGGCAGTTTTCCTCCTGGTCGAAGCGCATCGAGGCCTCGATCGAGGCGGCGTCCTCGGAGCAGAATCGTGCGGCCGAGGCTATTCGCAACCGCGATGACGCCCGGCGCGAGTTTCTTCTCGTGCATCGCGAGATGGCCGAGGTCTTTGATCCGGACGATGAGGACAATGACCGCTACGACCAGCGGTGCCGCGAGCTGGGCGAGCAGGAGCTGGATCGTTTCCAGGCCGAGGCCGAGCGCGCCCGCGCCGAGTGGGAGGACCGGCTCCAGCATCAGGTGCTCGATGTCCTCCGCGACAAGATCAATGAAGCAGAGCGCACGAAGCGCGAGCTGAACAAGGCGATGCTCCACGACATCGGCGGCATCGTTTACCAGATCGTCAGCCACCGCGACCGCGCGCACAGCGCGATCTGGGCGCTGGTCGAGAAAGGCCTGCCTTCCGGCGAGGACATGGGTCTTTTCAACTCCGCGCAACGCGAGGAGATCGAGAAGGCCAAGGAGGAACTGATGGCCGCGATCGAATCCGTCGACAATCCCGACGACAAAAAGGGCCAACGCGCGCTCGACTACCGGTTTTATCATCGCTGGGACATCGAGGCCCGCCCGAGTGGCAAGGGCGACGAGGCGGCGATCTCCCTCAACAAGAGCGCAAAGAAACAGAGCGGCGGCGAAAACCAGGCGCCGTTCTTCGTGGCCACGCTGGCGGCGTTTCATCGCGTTTACGACGTGGGCGGGCGGGGCGGGCAGCCGACGCTCGGGCTGGTCGTGATGGATGAGGCCTTCAGCAAGCTCTCCGGCGACCGCATCGACGACTGCCTCGCCCTGGCGCGCAACTTTGGCCTCCAGCTCGTGATGGCCTTCCCGGAAGACCGTCTGCCGACCATGATCGAACACGCCGAGACTGTCGTGCAATGCCGCGTCGAGCGCGGATACCACGACAAGACCGGCGCGGTGAACCACATCGAGAACTGGGTCGTGCGCGTCAACCGCGACCGGCTCCGCGAGATCCTTTCCTGA